From one Salinimonas iocasae genomic stretch:
- a CDS encoding outer membrane beta-barrel protein — translation MKRTLVAAAIATFSMNAFSAQTFSDGPAWDFVEAGYQVADVDDVDVFEPSGFDIEGSMLVGENFFVNGGYRNLDDEEMGVELELSQLSLGVGYRYGMTKSTDVFATVSFENLDAEVNFEGENFFAGDENGFGVAIGVRSMVIDQLELSAQVKQIELDETSNTGFKAGINYYFTPAFAIGATYEDRDEFSFTGAHVRYAF, via the coding sequence ATGAAACGCACTTTAGTTGCAGCTGCAATCGCCACTTTTTCAATGAACGCATTCTCTGCCCAGACTTTCTCTGATGGTCCTGCCTGGGATTTTGTTGAAGCTGGCTATCAAGTTGCTGACGTCGACGACGTCGATGTATTCGAACCATCGGGTTTTGACATTGAAGGCTCTATGCTGGTCGGTGAAAACTTTTTTGTAAACGGTGGGTATCGCAACCTTGATGATGAAGAAATGGGCGTCGAGCTTGAACTGAGCCAATTGAGCCTGGGTGTGGGATATCGTTACGGCATGACAAAAAGCACAGATGTATTTGCAACTGTAAGTTTTGAAAATCTGGATGCTGAAGTAAACTTTGAAGGTGAGAACTTTTTCGCTGGCGATGAAAACGGCTTTGGTGTTGCTATTGGTGTTCGCTCCATGGTTATCGACCAGCTTGAGCTGTCAGCACAGGTTAAGCAAATTGAGTTGGATGAAACATCAAATACCGGTTTTAAAGCTGGAATAAATTATTACTTCACACCTGCATTTGCTATCGGTGCGACCTATGAAGACCGTGATGAATTCTCATTCACCGGTGCGCATGTTCGCTACGCATTTTAA
- a CDS encoding H-NS histone family protein has translation MTDFTDTLTHQRKLQAATNELTVEQLEDIRTKLENIIEKRREKAAALEAEKAEKNNKIESVLALLQEEGLSLDDLTDSNKPSKNTGKKRPIKYRLVDHQGKEHLWTGIGRMPKVYKQALDNGNQLEEYEIK, from the coding sequence ATGACTGATTTTACCGATACGTTAACCCACCAAAGAAAGCTTCAGGCAGCAACCAACGAACTGACAGTCGAGCAGCTCGAAGACATTCGCACAAAGCTTGAAAACATCATTGAAAAGCGACGCGAGAAGGCAGCGGCACTGGAAGCTGAAAAAGCAGAGAAAAACAATAAGATTGAGAGCGTGCTGGCGCTTCTTCAAGAAGAGGGGCTCTCTCTTGATGATTTGACAGATAGCAATAAACCTTCGAAAAATACCGGCAAGAAACGTCCTATTAAGTATCGCCTGGTTGACCATCAGGGGAAGGAGCATTTGTGGACAGGTATTGGTCGGATGCCAAAGGTTTACAAGCAGGCTTTAGATAACGGTAATCAGCTTGAAGAATACGAAATCAAGTAA
- a CDS encoding DotG/IcmE/VirB10 family protein codes for MRNKINKYTSALLAPSNRPFLFVAGGVLFAVGLAFVIFTIATGAEEEVAKAPLQATPSNSVVNVGAERSDAYKEAVEQKNKENYDRAIRTQNGVHIPFVIDGKKPEPIAGGDADVATCGCTMSDAEFHARLSRAGVEFDSDNDLITQIGDSDIYVAADRYLVSDDKQKLKLHGLDVKLSDSGGIVWADNRPVDIAGIGELFLSVDGEIIDKETNLIPMRGQLLTHDGVVLLANGHFAYRAGNMVQVDKTDIYITSESQLVTVDARPIRHSGNFVFRNREREITDSRGVPARWENNVVFQSNAGHLVDNSGTTFTKPGIIFSYNGIMIDNFGMLTEPLTNLRRVGDSDILLDDNGNLKDRFSGAITYYTASVKLGIGQRLLSGATNLKNHKGASVLLEDDGRLSVDIGKGSVQSGLLKNSNGVAYDRNGHLLSRPGKLSQKGTSDVFISSDGLLASVGGKPLLFKHKDMFLDFNTYLPNKLIGLRTYDLVQVTDKDGNQLYIDELGRFVTKDNKLAQIGVDLTSSEGVVLSSTGEMMMDKNARKPVLSKAGEQLFYKNKAVFEGVNGQLFDAEGNPIFDENGGPLRLNEQGFIVDENGELSAMQGFSTKSGKVDPKTEQFDVIKPLLGPDGKQVYRNGKPVFRKGNILLDENGNQLRDESGSLLTVAPDGTVQNEFGVADKAINDQLTNPTNGSGNHKSASVPKELVTLNGKPITHNGKQVYRRPDGALVYANGEAVKGHDGRELFLDENMRLKDKTGKKAISPWDEGALSIIANGGFEAVNPLGRSYKSGFIRTEDGYILDKNGKPLTYKDKNVRVGADGRIYDEDGNIVTDSKGNPLFLNDKGEIITEDGTPVKEAIFADGDGRLLFGNGKPVTSAMKKIGESDVYITRDGKLLDKEGKPFKYKGKAIEIDPETGRLIDEDGNPLRDPRGNSLYLSEAGEFITKDGKKASGVTPVNAQGVALGANGKLLAGSKQLTKIPGTEYYKSVEGLVVDENGKPVLRDGEHVYVDGTNQLVDRLNRPIRYRGQRLRLDGQGQVVGANGDSIIIDEKPVTLGNLDLLSDDGLVKEPDNKITPPSLPEEPAKKNESSGVSLKDKEENNDSAKQAEDTQTDDGKIKLSAVDQAARSRFGARVAGYITAMEKTAKSYEKNIIPKYKPTEVTVAKAPGISSQGSTQVSPVGSDSNTGTESVGPQSQIVEPTGSTYFVVTTHALNTDFNDRLEVEIHMPFPEHPLHLAKAYAIVDLVYDNAVLKFNQICPLELKCFSTEGLALDPSTASAGMAAEVDDHFWYRFGGVFLASFGTGVADGIANSQDRTQITDSIPGSTSTTTIVEGLNYAEIALQGVGEVGRALLPSLAERVNRPVTVKIPQNTEMVMKIFTHITDKDLPTQH; via the coding sequence ATGCGCAATAAAATCAATAAGTACACCAGCGCTTTGCTAGCACCTTCAAACCGCCCCTTTTTGTTTGTCGCCGGCGGCGTTCTTTTCGCGGTTGGTTTAGCATTTGTCATATTTACTATCGCGACGGGGGCCGAAGAAGAAGTCGCTAAAGCGCCACTTCAGGCTACCCCATCTAACTCTGTAGTGAATGTTGGTGCAGAAAGATCGGATGCTTATAAGGAAGCAGTTGAGCAAAAAAATAAGGAAAACTACGACCGAGCAATCCGGACCCAGAACGGTGTGCATATTCCTTTTGTTATAGATGGAAAAAAACCAGAGCCAATAGCCGGGGGAGATGCTGATGTCGCTACATGTGGGTGCACGATGTCAGATGCTGAATTTCACGCGCGCTTGTCACGTGCCGGCGTTGAGTTTGATAGTGACAACGACCTCATAACGCAGATTGGTGATAGTGATATTTATGTCGCCGCAGACAGGTACCTGGTTTCCGACGACAAGCAAAAGCTCAAGCTTCATGGTCTGGACGTGAAACTGTCTGATAGCGGGGGCATTGTTTGGGCAGACAACCGGCCAGTTGATATTGCTGGCATTGGTGAGCTTTTCTTAAGTGTGGATGGTGAAATCATAGATAAAGAAACTAATCTCATCCCAATGCGTGGACAATTGTTAACTCATGATGGCGTTGTGCTGCTTGCTAATGGACATTTTGCCTATAGAGCAGGAAACATGGTGCAAGTAGATAAAACTGACATCTATATAACTAGCGAATCACAACTGGTAACTGTAGATGCAAGACCAATTCGACACTCAGGCAATTTCGTTTTTCGTAATCGTGAGCGGGAAATAACGGACTCTCGCGGTGTTCCCGCAAGATGGGAAAACAACGTAGTTTTTCAGTCAAATGCCGGTCACCTAGTGGATAACAGCGGAACGACCTTCACGAAGCCCGGGATAATTTTTTCTTACAACGGGATCATGATTGATAACTTTGGAATGTTGACTGAGCCATTGACCAACCTTCGCCGAGTCGGTGACTCTGATATTCTGCTTGATGATAATGGAAATCTCAAAGATAGGTTCTCTGGTGCGATCACTTACTATACCGCTTCTGTAAAACTGGGTATTGGTCAAAGGCTTTTGTCAGGCGCCACCAACCTGAAGAACCATAAAGGCGCATCTGTACTACTGGAAGACGATGGTAGGTTAAGTGTCGATATCGGTAAAGGGAGTGTCCAGTCTGGTTTACTGAAAAATAGCAATGGTGTCGCTTATGACCGTAATGGGCACCTGCTTTCCCGACCTGGGAAGCTTTCACAAAAGGGCACATCTGATGTTTTTATTTCAAGTGATGGATTACTGGCCTCTGTAGGTGGAAAACCTCTGCTATTTAAACACAAGGACATGTTTCTCGACTTTAATACTTACCTTCCAAATAAACTCATTGGTTTACGCACGTACGATTTGGTGCAGGTGACAGATAAAGATGGCAATCAGCTCTATATTGATGAGTTGGGACGGTTTGTGACCAAAGATAACAAACTGGCACAGATTGGCGTTGATTTAACATCAAGTGAAGGCGTGGTCTTATCTTCTACTGGCGAAATGATGATGGACAAAAATGCTCGTAAGCCAGTGCTCAGCAAAGCTGGTGAGCAGCTTTTTTATAAAAATAAAGCTGTGTTTGAGGGGGTGAATGGCCAGCTCTTTGATGCAGAAGGTAATCCAATTTTTGATGAGAATGGTGGTCCACTTCGATTAAACGAGCAAGGATTCATTGTTGATGAAAATGGTGAGCTATCAGCCATGCAAGGGTTTAGCACCAAAAGCGGAAAAGTTGATCCTAAGACAGAGCAGTTTGATGTTATTAAGCCGTTATTAGGTCCAGATGGTAAACAGGTTTACCGAAATGGAAAGCCGGTGTTTCGCAAAGGCAATATTCTTTTGGATGAAAATGGGAATCAGCTGCGAGATGAATCTGGTTCTTTGCTAACGGTTGCTCCTGACGGAACGGTACAGAATGAGTTTGGAGTGGCTGATAAAGCAATAAACGATCAACTGACGAATCCTACTAATGGCTCGGGTAATCACAAATCAGCGTCAGTGCCTAAAGAGCTGGTTACTTTAAATGGAAAACCAATTACCCATAATGGAAAGCAGGTTTACCGTCGCCCGGATGGCGCTTTGGTTTACGCAAATGGTGAGGCAGTTAAAGGGCATGATGGTCGTGAACTGTTTCTTGATGAAAACATGCGCCTAAAAGATAAAACAGGGAAAAAAGCGATATCGCCATGGGATGAAGGCGCACTTTCAATAATAGCCAATGGTGGATTTGAGGCAGTAAACCCTTTAGGCCGCAGCTATAAAAGCGGCTTTATAAGAACCGAAGATGGATACATTCTTGATAAGAATGGCAAGCCTCTCACTTACAAAGATAAAAACGTCAGAGTAGGTGCTGACGGCCGAATTTACGATGAAGATGGAAACATAGTCACTGACTCAAAAGGTAACCCTTTATTCTTGAATGATAAGGGTGAGATCATTACTGAGGATGGAACGCCAGTTAAAGAGGCTATCTTTGCAGATGGTGACGGGCGTTTATTATTTGGTAACGGTAAACCGGTTACCTCTGCGATGAAGAAGATCGGTGAATCTGATGTGTATATTACACGCGATGGAAAGCTTCTTGATAAAGAGGGGAAGCCTTTCAAATATAAAGGTAAAGCTATTGAAATTGACCCTGAAACAGGTCGTTTAATTGATGAGGACGGTAACCCGCTGCGCGACCCTCGTGGTAACTCACTGTATTTAAGCGAAGCTGGTGAGTTTATAACTAAAGATGGAAAAAAAGCGAGCGGTGTAACACCGGTAAATGCTCAAGGTGTCGCTTTGGGGGCCAATGGAAAGCTTTTGGCCGGGTCTAAGCAGCTTACTAAAATACCTGGTACTGAATATTACAAGTCAGTTGAAGGGTTAGTAGTTGATGAAAACGGCAAACCCGTTTTGCGCGACGGTGAACATGTTTATGTAGATGGGACTAATCAGCTGGTGGATAGACTAAACCGACCCATAAGATACAGAGGCCAGCGGTTACGCCTTGATGGCCAAGGACAAGTCGTTGGTGCAAATGGCGATAGTATTATTATCGATGAAAAGCCGGTAACGCTGGGCAACCTAGACTTATTATCTGATGATGGCTTAGTCAAAGAGCCTGATAATAAAATCACCCCCCCATCTCTACCAGAGGAGCCGGCTAAGAAAAATGAATCTTCAGGCGTATCTTTGAAGGATAAAGAGGAAAACAATGATTCAGCCAAACAAGCTGAAGACACGCAAACAGATGATGGAAAGATTAAATTAAGTGCAGTAGACCAAGCCGCCAGAAGCCGGTTTGGTGCTCGGGTGGCTGGTTATATAACCGCAATGGAAAAAACAGCTAAAAGTTATGAAAAAAATATAATACCGAAATATAAGCCTACCGAGGTTACTGTCGCTAAAGCCCCGGGGATATCTTCTCAAGGAAGTACTCAGGTGAGTCCTGTCGGGAGTGACAGCAACACTGGAACTGAAAGTGTTGGACCCCAGTCACAAATTGTGGAGCCTACAGGCTCAACATACTTTGTTGTGACTACCCATGCCCTTAATACTGATTTCAACGATCGGCTCGAAGTTGAGATACATATGCCTTTTCCAGAGCATCCATTACATCTGGCCAAAGCATACGCAATCGTAGATTTGGTTTACGACAATGCCGTTCTTAAATTTAATCAGATTTGCCCTTTGGAATTAAAATGTTTCAGTACTGAAGGGCTGGCGTTAGACCCTTCCACGGCATCTGCCGGTATGGCCGCAGAAGTAGATGACCACTTCTGGTATCGGTTTGGGGGCGTATTCCTTGCGTCATTTGGAACCGGAGTTGCAGACGGTATTGCGAACTCTCAGGATCGTACTCAAATTACAGATAGTATCCCAGGGAGCACTTCAACAACGACAATCGTTGAAGGGTTAAATTATGCGGAGATTGCATTACAAGGGGTTGGGGAAGTTGGTCGGGCGCTGTTACCGTCACTGGCAGAACGGGTGAATCGACCGGTAACTGTGAAAATTCCTCAAAATACTGAAATGGTAATGAAAATCTTTACTCACATTACAGATAAAGATTTGCCTACTCAGCATTAA